A portion of the Pleuronectes platessa chromosome 15, fPlePla1.1, whole genome shotgun sequence genome contains these proteins:
- the LOC128456779 gene encoding LOW QUALITY PROTEIN: early growth response protein 1-like (The sequence of the model RefSeq protein was modified relative to this genomic sequence to represent the inferred CDS: inserted 2 bases in 1 codon): MAATKAELLRSTMQISEPLAGFLPPLSPLDGFHKLEELHMLLQNAAAAAEGAGEYGDSLLEFPDFPPITPRLPPLAYSGRFTFEPSGGVSALWAEPLLNLFTGLVNMAAPPPAASSLSTPSSSVTSSVTSSSLSQQSFSCVSADVASVFSATPPYTSPVGSDLLPPXPAGSQQSLQNFRPHGPPPAYPASRPEPASLAVPVLPDYLLSQQDDDLGLNRDQKPVLPQTLNPQLTPLSTIKAFSSQIQTQPHGSAYQLTKSGRTRKSPVGRQCKTPPHERPYACPADGCERRFSRSDELTRHVRVHTGQKPFQCRICMRSFSRSDHLTTHIRTHTGEKPFACSECGRKFARSDERKRHSKIHQRQLERKSDRSSAPSAPHPVTTPPAYSYTHTSLPCSPYTSSAHSSPSLSNSLFPSSLCMQAASPCFTSPSSPHLYASSCSSPTASPRSELPSPNSSNLC, from the exons ATGGCAGCGACCAAAGCGGAGCTGCTGCGTTCCACCATGCAGATCTCTGAGCCGCTGGCCGGCTTCCTGCCGCCGCTGTCCCCGCTGGACGGCTTCCacaagctggaggagctgcacatgctgctgcagaacgCCGCGGCCGCAGCGGAGGGAGCCGGGGAGTACGGAG aTTCTCTGTTGGAGTTCCCGGACTTCCCCCCTATCACCCCCCGCCTCCCCCCTCTGGCCTACAGCGGTCGTTTCACCTTCGAACCGTCCGGCGGGGTCAGCGCCCTCTGGGCGGAGCCTCTGCTCAACCTGTTCACGGGGTTGGTCAACATGGCAGCTCCTCCCCCTGCAGCCAGCAGCCTCTCCACCCCTTCATcgtcagtgacatcatcagtgacatcatccTCGCTGTCCCAGCAGAGCTTCAGCTGTGTCTCCGCTGACGTGGCCTCGGTCTTCTCCGCCACGCCGCCGTACACCTCCCCTGTCGGCTCcgacctcctcccccc ccccgccggctCTCAGCAGAGCCTCCAGAACTTCCGGCCACACGGCCCCCCTCCTGCCTACCCCGCCTCCAGGCCCGAGCCGGCCTCCCTGGCGGTGCCGGTGCTCCCGGACTACCTCCTGTCGCAGCAGGACGACGACCTGGGTCTGAACCGGGACCAGAAGCCCGTGCTGCCGCAGACCCTGAACCCTCAGCTCACGCCGCTGTCCACCATCAAAGCCTTCTCCTCGCAGATCCAGACCCAACCTCATGGCTCCGCCTACCAGCTCACCAAGTCCGGTCGAACCAGGAAGTCCCCGGTGGGCAGGCAGTGCAAGACTCCGCCTCACGAGCGCCCGTACGCCTGCCCCGCCGACGGCTGCGAGCGCCGCTTCTCCCGGTCCGACGAGCTGACGCGTCACGTGCGTGTGCACACGGGCCAGAAGCCGTTCCAGTGCCGCATCTGCATGAGGAGCTTCAGCCGCAGTGACCACCTGACCACGCACATCCGCACGCACACCGGGGAGAAGCCGTTCGCCTGCAGCGAGTGTGGACGCAAGTTCGCCCGCAGTGACGAGCGCAAGCGCCACTCCAAGATCCACCAGAGACAGCTAGAGCGCAAGAGTGACAGGAGCTCCGCCCCTTCTGCCCCCCACCCCGTCACAACACCACCCGCCTACTCCTACACTCACACCTCCTTGCCCTGCTCCCCCTACACCTCCTCCGCTCAcagctccccctccctctccaacTCGCTCTTCCCCTCATCCCTCTGCATGCAGGCAGCCTCCCCCTGcttcacctccccctcctccccccacctgtacgcctcctcctgctcctcgccGACAGCGAGTCCTCGGTCGGAGCTCCCCTCCCCAAACAGCTCCAACCTCTGCTGA